One region of Moraxella sp. ZY210820 genomic DNA includes:
- a CDS encoding pyridoxal phosphate-dependent aminotransferase, with the protein MEVRLSDRVNAIKPSPTLAVTNKAAELKAAGKNIIGLGAGEPDFDTPQHIKDAAIKAINDGFTKYTAVDGTPSLKKAIIEKLKRDNNLEYTPEQILVSCGGKQSFFNLALAFINRGDEVIIPAPFWVSYPDMVIIAEGTPVIVKCSEDQRFKITPEQLEQAITPKTKLVVLNSPSNPTGMIYSKEELLALAEVLRKYPHVYIASDDMYEPIRWQEEFYNIVTVAPDLYDRSLVLNGVSKAYAMTGWRIGYAAGPAKIINAMKKVQSQSTSNPTSISQVASEVALNGPQDVLKPMVEAFKRRHDLVVNGLNAIKGISCLPADGAFYAYANIRPLIRAKGFKSCTEFSEWLLEETGVAVVPGDAFGLGGFMRISYATADEVLVDALARIKKAAESIEGVDEAIASIEQENNV; encoded by the coding sequence GTGGAAGTACGTCTTTCTGATCGTGTTAATGCGATTAAACCATCTCCAACATTAGCAGTTACAAATAAAGCAGCCGAACTTAAAGCAGCAGGTAAAAATATCATTGGTCTAGGGGCTGGTGAACCTGATTTTGATACGCCACAACACATTAAAGATGCCGCCATTAAAGCAATCAATGACGGTTTTACCAAATATACAGCGGTTGATGGTACACCTTCTCTTAAAAAAGCAATTATTGAAAAATTAAAACGTGATAATAATTTAGAATACACACCTGAACAAATTTTAGTCTCTTGTGGTGGTAAACAATCATTTTTCAATCTTGCTTTAGCATTTATTAATAGAGGCGATGAGGTCATTATTCCAGCACCATTTTGGGTAAGTTATCCTGATATGGTTATTATTGCGGAAGGTACGCCAGTTATTGTTAAATGCAGTGAAGACCAACGCTTTAAAATCACACCAGAGCAATTAGAACAAGCAATTACACCCAAAACTAAATTAGTGGTATTAAATAGTCCATCGAACCCTACAGGTATGATTTATAGCAAAGAAGAATTGCTTGCTTTAGCTGAAGTTTTGCGTAAATACCCACACGTTTATATCGCTTCTGATGATATGTACGAACCAATTCGTTGGCAAGAAGAGTTTTACAATATTGTAACAGTTGCTCCTGATTTATATGACCGTTCATTAGTATTAAATGGTGTATCTAAAGCCTATGCTATGACAGGTTGGCGTATTGGTTATGCGGCTGGGCCTGCAAAAATCATCAATGCGATGAAAAAAGTGCAATCGCAATCAACTTCAAACCCAACATCAATTAGCCAAGTGGCTTCAGAAGTTGCCCTTAATGGTCCACAAGATGTATTAAAACCAATGGTTGAAGCATTTAAACGCCGTCATGATTTGGTGGTAAATGGCTTAAATGCAATTAAAGGGATTTCATGTTTACCTGCTGATGGTGCGTTTTATGCCTATGCTAATATCCGTCCGTTGATTCGTGCAAAAGGTTTCAAATCTTGTACTGAGTTTTCAGAATGGTTACTTGAAGAAACAGGTGTAGCGGTTGTACCAGGCGATGCATTTGGCTTAGGCGGATTTATGCGTATTTCTTATGCAACGGCTGATGAAGTATTGGTCGATGCCTTAGCCCGTATCAAAAAAGCTGCTGAATCAATTGAAGGTGTTGATGAAGCGATTGCAAGTATTGAGCAAGAAAATAACGTTTAA
- the gcvH gene encoding glycine cleavage system protein GcvH — translation MNHPTHLKYAPTHEWVKLEDGLVITGISDHAQDALGDIVYVEAPEVGREMTAGEVSGSVESVKTASDIHAPITGVVVEVNTTLEDDPETINEDPYGRGWIYKIKPHNLAEIDNLLDNQGYEQSLD, via the coding sequence ATGAATCATCCAACTCATCTTAAATATGCCCCAACCCATGAATGGGTTAAACTTGAAGATGGACTTGTGATTACAGGTATTTCAGACCATGCCCAAGATGCTTTAGGCGATATTGTTTATGTTGAAGCTCCTGAAGTTGGACGTGAAATGACCGCAGGCGAAGTTTCAGGTAGTGTTGAGTCAGTTAAAACCGCTTCTGATATTCATGCACCAATTACAGGTGTGGTGGTTGAAGTTAATACCACACTTGAAGATGACCCAGAAACGATTAATGAAGACCCCTATGGTCGTGGTTGGATTTATAAAATTAAACCACACAATTTAGCAGAAATTGATAATTTACTCGATAATCAAGGTTATGAACAGTCTTTAGATTAA
- a CDS encoding sulfurtransferase TusA family protein yields MNIIEVNSIGQHCPMPLLLLKKAIKQYDINHVQFLVKSSDKNSKVDLTRYCQMHQLQCDIIFDDGSEFHYQIFKA; encoded by the coding sequence ATGAATATTATCGAAGTAAATAGTATAGGACAACATTGCCCTATGCCCTTGTTATTACTCAAAAAAGCTATCAAACAATATGATATAAATCATGTACAATTTCTCGTCAAGTCATCAGATAAAAATAGTAAAGTCGATTTAACTCGCTACTGCCAAATGCACCAATTACAATGTGATATCATATTTGATGATGGCAGTGAATTTCATTATCAAATCTTTAAGGCTTGA